From Theileria annulata chromosome 1, complete sequence, *** SEQUENCING IN PROGRESS ***, one genomic window encodes:
- a CDS encoding cytochrome c oxidase subunit 2a, putative (1 probable transmembrane helix predicted for TA20025 by TMHMM2.0 at aa 210-232), with protein sequence MILCSGITRRLLQPSLLKNAKFQTSQSHLKILYPNYEIGQRHFYTSRFLLFSSKTESEAKNTTSDEGGSVKMKSNNEFTHISETFGPGKYRGTGLPRPVGQPEDLPSIEFGKPTGMYNFVRHQHGDPRDHLREDGRFKDKYATDGFHWYDAYTDVPKQRRTIVNGETMVLGVETRPMEDLFGLEQTNVPFYHRRRLNLWGSHKNTLRAEFGFFWIPTFIIFSLAIPCFTMLYMLDESVYTTMTVKVIGHQWYWVYEVESPPV encoded by the coding sequence atGATTTTATGTTCTGGCATAACCCGTAGATTACTCCAACCGTCGCTCTTGAAAAACGCAAAATTCCAAACATCACAATCACacctaaaaattttataccCAAACTATGAAATTGGACAAAGACACTTTTATACCTCAAGGTTTCTGTTATTTTCATCAAAGACAGAGTCTGAAGCAAAGAATACTACTTCTGACGAAGGAGGTTCAGTTAAAATGAAATCCAATAATGAGTTTACACATATTAGTGAGACTTTTGGACCGGGTAAATACAGAGGAACAGGACTCCCCAGGCCTGTAGGTCAACCAGAAGATTTGCCATCAATTGAGTTCGGGAAACCAACAGGGATGTATAACTTCGTTAGACATCAACACGGAGACCCTAGGGATCACCTGAGAGAGGACGGAAGGTTCAAGGATAAATACGCAACAGACGGATTTCACTGGTACGACGCATACACAGACGTACCTAAGCAAAGAAGAACAATTGTAAACGGAGAAACAATGGTACTTGGAGTTGAGACTAGGCCTATGGAAGATCTTTTTGGACTTGAACAGACAAACGTACCCTTTTATCATAGAAGAAGATTGAACCTTTGGGGCAGCCACAAGAACACTTTAAGAGCAGAATTTGGTTTCTTCTGGATCCCAACCTTTATCATATTCTCCCTAGCAATACCCTGCTTCACTATGCTCTATATGTTGGACGAATCAGTATACACCACTATGACAGTCAAGGTAATTGGACATCAATGGTACTGGGTCTACGAAGTTGAATCACCTCCcgtttaa